One Pseudomonadota bacterium genomic window, GTTTTTAAAAGTCCTTAAAAACTATATCGAAAATCCCGTCTTGATTTTAGCGTAATTTATTACAATTTTAAGGAATATATACAAATGACTCATTTTGATCTTATCGTTCTTGGAGGTGGACCTGGAGGATATGTTGCAGCCATCAAAGCTGCACAACTCGGCTTAAATACAGCTTTGATTGAAAAAGAAGCCTTGGGAGGTGTTTGTCTTAATTGGGGCTGTATTCCAACAAAGGCCCTCTTAAAGACCGCTGAGGTCCTTGAAACAATAAAAAAAGCCTCAGAGTTTGGGATCGAAATTAAAGAAATACCTACGATTAATCTATCAAAAGCCGTTGAAAGATCACGCCAAATTTCCCTCAAACTGACACAAGGAATTGCCCATCTTTTAAAGAAAAATAAAGTAACGCAAATAAAAGGATATGGCCGACTCAATGGACCACGAGAGATTCTTGTTGAAACACCGGATGAAAAAACACTCTCTCTGAGCGCGTCAAATATTATTCTTGCAACAGGAGCCCGTCCCCGCCTTCTTCCAAATATTAATATGGAAAAAGAGTCAAAATTCTTTTGGACTTCTAAAGAAGCCATGACCCCCAAAAGTCTCCCAAAATCTCTTCTTGTTTTAGGGTCTGGTGCGATTGGGATGGAATTTGCAAGTTTTTATCATTCTCTTGGCGTTGATGTCACGGTTGTTGAAATGATGGATCGTATTCTCCTGAGCGAAGATCGAGAGATCTCTGAGCAAGCCTCTAAACTCTTCACCCAACAAGGTATTAAAATCTTAACAAACACAAAGGCTACATCTTTTATCTCCCAAAAAGATCTTATGTCCGTTACCCTTGAGACAAAGGGAACGGCTCAAAATATTTCTGCTGAAAAAGTTCTTTTTGCCATTGGCATTGAAGCAAACACTGAAAACATTGGTCTTGAAACAACAAAAATAACACTTGAAAAAGGTCATATTCTTACAAATTCTTTTTGCGAAACCAATGAAAAAGGGATTTATGCCATTGGAGACGTGGCGGGCCCCCCTTGGCTTGCCCATAAGGGAAGTCATGAAGGAATAATCGCTGTGCAACACATTAAAGGGGAGCATGTCCATCCTCTTGATCCAACAAAAATCCCAGGCTGCATTTATTCAATTCCTCAAATTGCAAGTGTTGGACTTACTGAAGAAAAAGCAAAATCTCTCGGTTTTTCAATCAATATTGGACGCTTTCCTTTCTCTGCAAATGGAAAAGCACTTGCCCTTGGAGAAGTAGAAGGATTCATTAAAACCATCTTTGATTCAAAAACAGGTGAACTCTTAGGCGCCCATATGATTGGTGCAGAAGTGACAGAGCTTATTCAAGGCTTTACCCTCGCAAGAACTTTAGAGGCTACAGAAGCCGAT contains:
- the lpdA gene encoding dihydrolipoyl dehydrogenase — translated: MQMTHFDLIVLGGGPGGYVAAIKAAQLGLNTALIEKEALGGVCLNWGCIPTKALLKTAEVLETIKKASEFGIEIKEIPTINLSKAVERSRQISLKLTQGIAHLLKKNKVTQIKGYGRLNGPREILVETPDEKTLSLSASNIILATGARPRLLPNINMEKESKFFWTSKEAMTPKSLPKSLLVLGSGAIGMEFASFYHSLGVDVTVVEMMDRILLSEDREISEQASKLFTQQGIKILTNTKATSFISQKDLMSVTLETKGTAQNISAEKVLFAIGIEANTENIGLETTKITLEKGHILTNSFCETNEKGIYAIGDVAGPPWLAHKGSHEGIIAVQHIKGEHVHPLDPTKIPGCIYSIPQIASVGLTEEKAKSLGFSINIGRFPFSANGKALALGEVEGFIKTIFDSKTGELLGAHMIGAEVTELIQGFTLARTLEATEADVFETIFPHPTLSEMMHESSLQAFNQAIHI